From Lucilia cuprina isolate Lc7/37 chromosome 4, ASM2204524v1, whole genome shotgun sequence:
TGAAACCACTTGTTCGTGATCAATTTGACCCAGGCCAAGCTTACTATTAAGCTTTCGAAGGAAACAGATATGAACGCGGGTATTAGTAATAATAGGACACTGTACTATTGGCAATCATGCCAGAAGAATGGCTCTCAAATATAACGACTACTGTAAAAGTTGCAATAATGAGGAGGAATAGGAAACGACACCTCACCTTCTCTGCTATTGTCTAGCTTTCAATGAAAGCAGCGAACAATGCTTCGGCCTTGTTGCTTTATCATATTTGGATGAGCTATCGGGTTTATACCTAAAGAATATCCTAAATTTTGTTAATCTAACCGGGAGATTTAAATCTGGAAGTAGGGAGTTATAATCAAATGGACTCCTACGACCACTACAGTAACACAAAGGCACCGCAACTAGGTGGACCCATGTGAGCCACTCATGCTTGGTTGAGTGGCTGCCTTTcttacctaacctaacctattgAAATCAATAAcaacttttcaatataaaacatgaaaaaaaacttgtttgtatATAAAGAAAGTTAGGTCAGTAGCTGGTCGACCTTGATGTCCTCACTGGGCACACGCCCACTAGGCACGACCTTGATGTCCTCACTAGGCACACGTTGATccttttgtatttcatttagaGGAAGAGGTTTTAAAATCtatcaaaatttgtaaaacttcTTCTACTTctgcaattaactttaaaaaatattattaaatttcgataaaaaaaaaaacacatcttAAAAACTTGAAACGGAGAAGTTCCCGctctttttctaatttttaaaaatttcaccatAATTTAATGtcttaacaaaatattcttatttaaacCATTTTCTACAAAGTCATTCTTGTTGTATTTATGATATGATTGCTTCTTTTTGTAttgataatacaaatatttatttaacattttgtctacttctctctttaatttttataaaagtaattatttgttttaattagcaGTAGCAAtgtaaaatttcacaaattgtaaaatatacattatACAAACTTAAGACTTTATTGCGCCATTGATTCTTAGAACATTTATaagacaaattaaaacaaaatgcttTGTTTCTTATAAGAAGTGAATACTCTGAACacgagtgagtgagtgagttgATGTGGAAGACCTAGGTCAAGTTGAATTCTTaacgaaaaagttaaatttctaAAGGCAGACtattgaaatttgtattaatttacttaataaaacATTCAATCCAAAGGTGTTTCcaagaaatttatatacaatCTAATCTAGATATAACACAAGCCAGCACTCTTCTTGCTTGTTCTCATAAAACTCTTAATATCTCACACGACCTATAATCCCCTTTTAATAATCATTAAAAggtcataaatattattaacaatatttgttgattttaCCTTGATATTAGCCAATTGCcttaaattgcattaaaaaaagattaaattctttatttttcatttctattaaataacaatttaatgtttaactaaataaaCAGACGAATTTTGTTCGACgtcttttatttttgctaaaactaaaacaacaacttatctaatcaaaaaaatttatttaatttaacaaaaatcatacTTACTTTggcaaaatttcatttcatttaacttCCAATCATGTCTGGGACATTTAGAGTgttcactcactcactcacttgcttttttttgcatttgtgtTCTAATCCTACACTAATGCACGTGTGTAAGGATGTTGgtgtttgttattgtaattattttttaagattaagaTAAGATAAAAATTTGTCGTTTTACAAATAGAATTTTGTAACAACgtagtaccaaaaagttttacaattaaatttaaattatatatttttattaaatttgtttaattttaagtaaatttctaattagcaaaaattcaaaattaattttgaaactgtcacttatctttaaaattcaaacaattttgctaaatttgcttttaagtaaattttttattttaaataaattttagcattttcgaaaattttaaatcaatttgaaaaattttaaattttaattaatttcgaaaaaatcaattatcagtcaaattcataatttttgttttgctaaaaGAATAATGCAGTTTATTTCGAAAATGTTAATTGTCTTAGAAATTCAATAttcttttctaaatttattttttttcgaaaattcaaaatttttttatttaaattttaaatatctttgaaaattaaatatttttgctaaattttctcgatttaaaaaaatacatttttatcgaaaattcgaaattaactttaaaaattataatttgttttgaaattcatACATTTCTGCtaaaatttctcgaaaattcaaaattaacttcgaaaacatttaaatattaaaaaactatacaaatatttgctaaatttgttaaatttagttaagttttttcAAATTCATATATTTCTGCTAAATTTTCTCGATTTTAggagaaaaaatttcattttcgaaaattcgaaattaacttcgaacatttttaaatgtggAGGAGAAGATTGAGAGGTCTGTCCTTGTGGACTGGTGAGTGCCTCAATTATGGCTTGGTAGTCCTAAAACCAGTTACTGTGCCTGATGAAGGCATTTATATTATCCAGTCTTAGACTGGATAGTTCTGACAAATCATCAAATATTCGTTTTCCCAGATATACGGTTCGAGTATCTGCTAGCGCAGGGCATTGACAGAGAAGATGTTTAATAGATTCTTTCTCCTCTTCGtcttgacaacttctacagaagtcgttgtggggaattccaagtcttcttgcatggtttCCCAATAAGATATGCCCCGTAATGACAGCAACAAGGTTGCTGATATGAGGGCGGTTTAGTTGCAGAAGATATGACGTGCGTTTACTGTCCAAATTTGGCCACATCTTCCTGGTATTGATACAAGTTGGTTCATTTCGCCATCTTGTCTGAGAAAATTCATAGAACTTTCCATCTATTATGGTCTTGCAGGCTTTTAGCGGTATTCCGCAAAAGATGTCTATGTCCCTGTTGGACATTGAGGCTCCTAGTTTCGCTAATTCATCAGCGATATAGTTGCCAGTCAAATCCCCGTGtcccttttttttaaatactaaaaatccTATAGATTTATAAGCTTAAATTGCTCGATTTAGATAAATTTCTTgaatttaaagttatattttcgaaattaacttttaagtaaatttttcattttcgaaaatatttaatattttggaaaattaaacatttttaataaattttctcaatttcaaGAAACTTTATTATTATAGCAAATTCGaaacttaatttcaaaaattttaatgttgctttgatattaatatatttctgctaaattttcgaaattaacttcgacaatttttaaatattgaaaaaccatagaaatatttgctaaattttcaaatttcaattcaaagttgcattttgaaaattaacttttaaataaattcaaaattcttacatttttgcttaattttcactattttaagaaaaaaaatttcattttcgaaaattcgaaattaactTTGAAAATgtcgaaatattgaaaaaccaTAGAGATATTTGCTAAATTTGCTCgattttcgaaataaatttttaagtaaatttttagttttcaaaaattctaattttttttttttcgaaaatataaaatgtttatgaaaattcaaaaattcgcAATTGaatatttacgtttttttttttaatttcgaaattaaatttaaacattctaGCTTAATGACAACTTAAGGACAACAACACCTTCCTAAACTTCTGACTAGCgcaagttttctttttcaaaggAGTCGTTCGACATTCTCACAATCTCATCTACGTTATtgtacataaacatttttccttCGAGCTCCTAGATCTAGTTTTGTAACAGCCTACCCTTGACCACAGGCAGGACATTCTTTGGGAACGGCATGGTCTATACGTGACCAGTAGGCATTAAGCCTGTTGCTCCGTTCTGATATTAGTGGTGATAGAATCACTCTTGTTGTTAGCAGCAGGTTTTCTAATGTGTCTGCTATAGACGGTAGCAGGTTTTTTTATGTGTCTTCAAGTATGACATTTGTGCAGTATCCTGCGATCGTGGAATTTTTGGCGTCTCTTAGTGTTAGAAGATTCTATTGTCTACCTTCAGATCGTACACTTTTCCTAAAAGTCTTAACATTCATCTTTAGtagaatttcatatttttttctctcctaCTAGTtcattgcttttgtttttgattgttttgttttttcttttttacctACAAGTTAGTACATCCAGGACCTCGAAACTGCTATCAATTACCTTGTCTATAAACGTACATTTATAGCACATACTAGAAACTGTAAGAAGCTCCTTTTTGTCAACCGTTCGGGGCatgtttctttaataaatatccCACATCTtagtgtattgcaatcccggggtaaaaaGGTGATACTAGTATCTCTAGTCAGCCGGAACATTTTACTCCCTGCccacgttcccacgacaattggatcttcgctccggaacgacccgagtcatgctcggccaaagattgtcaacccagcgacagctttatcaacgaaagttttttccccaggaaagaactatcggtcacagtcgagctgttacaacaacaactccCTAGCCAGTtgtccgcaggactatgtccagGCTAATCAGTTGAttgaggttcctttgggatACACGTAATGGTTAtggtttaaactttaattttccgGATATGAGTTGCGGATAAATGACCAATACAtggtaaagtctataattcggTATAAGTTCTTTGCTATTGTCGATGACAACAGATACCttacagaggagtgactgtggaacTAAATGTTGGAAATGATTTGGTATGGTATGATGCAGAATTATGATTTCTAGGTGTAGTTGCAAGTTGCAACAGAGGCCATCACATGTGCGTGATTGgaaattgtttttgaatagTTATTGAATCTCTTTTCCATCGAGAGACTAGATAGCTTAAGTTCTTTAGCAAAGTACACGATaattccatatatgtatgtacattgccACTGGCATTTAAGAAGCACAATGGGGCGATTGTGAGACGCATAGAAGCGCAACCACTGATTGAAAAAGGAAGGAGTTcgcgtaaagcacttcgacatttaTCTTTGTCATGATAATGAagcatttatgttatttttttcccaCGTTTTTCTGAAGATAAAGTCTTAAAAGTTTATCTTCTTTGTGTAGTATTTTCTATACGAAATCAGTTATTATTTGGTAAATACTAACTTAACAACTTTACTTCCTTCTACTCAATTGCTCTCTCTTTATTCTATTGACAACaactgtgtgtttttttgttttttaaattttacttaacatCTGTGATTATGTTAAATATGATGTTAGAGCACTTGTCACTAATCAAAATATGTAGCAATTGAAAAGATAaagttgccaaaaaaaaaaaaacaattttagacTTTGTACCTTTAGCATGACAAAACATTTgtggtactttttgtttttcttacttttatttCTTTGGAAATCCACGTTATATTGCGAAGACtgtgttaaaagttttaagtaCTGATattagctgttttttttttttgtcgtagTCGTCTAGCAGTGATATGAATgagtaatttcttaaaaatatttcaccaTAATTTTCTTAGATTATATATTATTTGGTGGTGCTTAccttaaacaaatgttttaattaaaataaaaaaattctaggtttttctttttataaaaattttaaataaatacattttattaaataaagttttttttgagatttagttttacatttttaatagttttttttttcttaattttaaaacttacaaaCTAATGAGATTTCTGGAGTTTATAATACAATTAGTTTTCTATAAGTTAAACTTAATTcgagttttattttgttgaggatttgttttttttttattaatttcttttttattcaaattgtgTTGCTGTATTGATGATTTGTTGTATCCATTGGGTAAAAGCTGATACTCTAACAAATACCGAAGGAGCATTTTTTTGTCCACAGGGCATTTTACCCCAGGATACTATACCTATAATAGTCTGTTGTTCTTGACCATAGATATCGTATTGTGTTTGTATTAATGGACCTCCAGAATCTGCTGTACATATACTAACACCTCCTGTTAGCGGACCAGtacataaatttgtttcatGCAATTGCATACCCGATGCCGCTAATACTTCTTCACATAATTCCAAATCTAATATGGGCATATTTGCCTGTTGTAATTTATGTGGAAATTTTGGTACTATAGTCATTGATACATTACCCCAACCATAAAGAGTACCATAACCTTCGGGTATAACATCTGGTTGGGGTAAATTTACCGGCTGTACATATTGATCAAATACCAAGGGTTCTTTGGTATAGATAAGAGCAATATCATAAGGATTTACACCACCCAGATATAATTCATGCCTTACATAATAGTCTATATGACGTAGTTGTACATTATGAGATTCACTGCGTGAATGAATGTCATGACAACCGGCCACTATTACCGAATTAGCCACCATTTGAGGATTAGTTAAACAATGGGCTGCAGTTAAAATCCAATGTTCATTTATAACAGTACCAGCACAATAATGCACTAGACCCTCCTCGGGAGTCATTAGTTGTATAGACACCACATAGGGTGCTGAATGAGGTTCTGCTTCTCGTTTGGCCAAAAACTTTTTACTCCACAAAGTTTGTTGTGTTTCCAGTGAAGCTATACGATTTTCCAAAAAACCATAAGCTAAACGTTGTTGATTGGCAATGACTGCTAATCCTTGTATACGCAAACCACCGCCTTCTCTTCCCACAATGCCGCCACCTTTTCTTAATGGCAATAGTTGTGAATTGCTTGCTACGATCACCATTggtaatattgttgttattaaaagtacataaatatattgaataCAAGTAGTCATAATAATTTCTTCTTCTATAACGTTTAAACACGTTGTACACGTTAATAAATccgttttgtttagtttttattatcaatatcataaagtttaaattaaaagaaaattgtcttttgtttatttaaagtttctaacactttttttttcagttttttcaataatgtttcttttttaatgtttcttgtAACTTGTcttgtttaaaattaacttaaattttaaaaaagagtgtggtatttataattaaattgtgtttaaaaattttactctcTTTTTTTTAATCGGAAATAACGAGGAAAAACGATTttctaactttttttttaaataaaaacgaaagCTTATCGTTTCTTTTATTAGACATTCGTATTTTAATCATTATAACTGCTCATTTTCTTTatcaatatttgttaattttacactCTCTTGCTATCTAAGTTTTCTACTCCTATAAAACACACCTCCTCCTGCTTCTGTTTAATGTTCTCTATTCTTAAGTTTTACCTCCCTAGCAGCtttaattgtgtaaaaatgttaaataatttctttctatttaGAGAAATTCCTTTATAATGACTcaatcataatttaattttgttaaaatttaatgcaaaatacTTGTCATTTATTATgccacaataatttttataccctacaccactatagtggggagggtattatacgtttgtgctgatgtttgtaacatacaaaaatattggtccaatacccaccttaaagtataccgatcgattcagaatcattttttgagtcgattaagacatgtccgtccgtccatccgtccgtccatccgtccgtccgtctgtccggctggctggctggctgtccatcggcctatatttgaccctagcccccatacaaaccccccttcaaaaaatgacttaaacgtctaaaattgacttgtaaccatttgtatcgcaatgaaactcaacaaaactaactgttatttagaaatatatccttttcccaaatttaccgaggatcggcccatatttgacctatataaagcctcatttagaaattttagttttttatcaataaatggcttaaatattttggaattatggtaatattcaacattaaagtttctttacaaaaaataaaaattttataaaagtaaaaattgtgaaaatatactcatggtgtagggtatcatatggtcggccatgcccgactattctttcctacttgttcttttcataaaaccattaaataaattattgctttaaacattattttaactttagctttttaattaatttaacatttttattgctAACATTAGTGGGAAGCACCTGCTTTTTCTAGTACATATTTGTTCATCAGTTATACATAGTCTttggttaaaattattttcgtcataaatatatttcttatcatttgtttaagaaaaaaaaagcgcCTTTGTAAGATTCATAACTTTtgcctttaaaatatttttatattatcagtttattgctgttgtttctTTCAACAATTTTCCAGTCACACGTCTATAATTATCAGTTATtactttaaatttgatttttttcaattactaaATATAACAGATTATAAATGCGTGACATTCTTAACATGCACGAGATCTTTATCTCATCAATATATAAGTTTGCATAGTCAGTTGGGTCTTCATTAGATATTTTGGGTATTTTTTTAAGCTAAACTTAAATTCtataagttttacaaaaattaattctgCTTAAGTGTGTTCCCCAATGACTCACCTGTCGGCTAAACGTATTAATTTTATCAGGCATGGGAAGTTCAGTACTATTGTGTACCTTTT
This genomic window contains:
- the LOC111678437 gene encoding lectizyme, which translates into the protein MTTCIQYIYVLLITTILPMVIVASNSQLLPLRKGGGIVGREGGGLRIQGLAVIANQQRLAYGFLENRIASLETQQTLWSKKFLAKREAEPHSAPYVVSIQLMTPEEGLVHYCAGTVINEHWILTAAHCLTNPQMVANSVIVAGCHDIHSRSESHNVQLRHIDYYVRHELYLGGVNPYDIALIYTKEPLVFDQYVQPVNLPQPDVIPEGYGTLYGWGNVSMTIVPKFPHKLQQANMPILDLELCEEVLAASGMQLHETNLCTGPLTGGVSICTADSGGPLIQTQYDIYGQEQQTIIGIVSWGKMPCGQKNAPSVFVRVSAFTQWIQQIINTATQFE